In Juglans microcarpa x Juglans regia isolate MS1-56 chromosome 1S, Jm3101_v1.0, whole genome shotgun sequence, the genomic stretch ACTCATGCCACAGGCTATTAAAAGCATTGAATTCACTCAAGGGGATGGAGGCGCTGGTAGCATCAGGCAGATCACTTTCGCCGAGGGTAACCAAGCTAGCATatgttattttatcattacaagaTTTCACATCTTTAACTAGaagaattatattatataccgcattctcatctcacttttgTATGTGACATTACTCATAAAGCATTAGATCAACTCTTATTTctctgaacaaaaaaaaaaaaaaaaaaaatccaatggCTGATGGATAATGTCAGATTGATACAGTTAGTATTGGAGAAGAATGTAACGCGATTGTTATACGTGCAGGTAGTCAATTCAGCACACTTAAGAACAGAATTGATGAGGTGAATGAAGAGAACTACTCATACAAGTACACTGTGATCGAAGGTGATGCATTGGCTGAGAAGCTGGAATTCATAACTCATGAGGTCCAATTCGAGCCAACACCAGATGGTGGcagtaaaaataagatgataacAAAGTACCATACCAAGGGTGACATTGTGATCAAGGAAGAGGACATCAAGGCTGGCAAAGAAAAAACACTGGGGATGTACAAAGTTGCAGAAGCCTATCTCCTCCAAAATCCTGATGCCTACGCTTAATCAGCActgtttttttcttgaatattaGTGCTCTTTCGGCCAGTCTCTTATTATAATTCTGCTTGCTGGTGTGGCTTCTTATGcttctgtctgtctgtctgtaaTCGCCATGGATTGGCGTTGTAATAATTCTCAGTCAGCAATGATTGTGGGTGTTAATTATTGTAATCATGCACTGTTTCTTCCAATATAGCTATACTCTCTTGAGAAAGTTAAAAGCCTGGTTTGGATGAGAGCTAGATAACATAAACATGATTCCTGTGGTTGTTTCATTTTGCATTGATTTAAAGTTTCGAATGacctaataatattaattaacttctttttttctcattctctccaCAGAAATTGAAAATA encodes the following:
- the LOC121246000 gene encoding major allergen Pru ar 1-like; amino-acid sequence: MGVITYADEYTSPITPARLFKALVLDAHNLIPKLMPQAIKSIEFTQGDGGAGSIRQITFAEGSQFSTLKNRIDEVNEENYSYKYTVIEGDALAEKLEFITHEVQFEPTPDGGSKNKMITKYHTKGDIVIKEEDIKAGKEKTLGMYKVAEAYLLQNPDAYA